One segment of Syngnathus scovelli strain Florida chromosome 6, RoL_Ssco_1.2, whole genome shotgun sequence DNA contains the following:
- the LOC125970873 gene encoding pleckstrin homology domain-containing family A member 5 isoform X12: MAADLQPEWICDLPSSWSYGLTRDGRIFFVNEEAKSTTWLHPLSGEAVVTGHRKTPDLPTGWEEGYTFEGARCFINHNERKVTCKHPVSGSPSQDNCIFVINEQSAAKVPVNEKKEQPKSTMSEASNNTSSSDSAANQSSAAARASRPPKKLHNFGKRSNSIRRNPSAPVIKRNWLYKQDSSGMKLWKKRWFVLSDLCLFYYRDEKEEGILGSILLPSFHVSMLSVDDHITRKYAFKATHPNMRTYYFCTDTAKEMESWMKVMTDAALVHSDPVKRLDKLKVEQCGPQEVNHMDNHKPPLTQPEIENNERNREADREHIAEEDKKRRDAERYGFQKEGANPDRPLTKINSIKMQPAQTAAAVTVKLAMPRTPTEIDGSHQTPQVNGGGEPGPVDNAGAPPQQSSNYEPERTLSRTSSMQQLEQWVRTQRGRTQDDDTRSITSYQTLPRNMPNHRMPHVPHYGDGYRSMPRNSMTQRDSICSMSPSLYDQSSGLPMADKRRSVRSDTMWQLYEWQQRQAHTRAPPMCGHMAGHMASPKTMINLSEHAAPTYSIPPSPSHGSLSMYGGYSQQPRSYNMSSARSEMASPIYQRDLSMERRQRHQIPMYAYPPDRRSMPVGIPVQAITAQSLQGKSLNPEDPREHSYMSEEGDIDTKLSRLCEQDKVVRTHEDNLQQLYREKHTLETALLSASQEIELGSDNPAAMQSVIQQRDLLQSGLLGTCRELSRVTTELERSWREYDQLEGAVILTKSNLLEQLEALGSPQTEPPSQHHVHIQKELWRIQDVMEVLNKHKDQRNADGSMALYGPNFSMQKTEEEDSVPPRPPLPQSYEPNPLAIPPHAGVRSASLHRMEDRKTSQKNGTHSGPDYRLYKSEPELTTVAEVDESNGEDRIEHPSDHPANKGPSYPVGIVPPRTKSPVPDSSSIASYVTLRKSKKPDSRMERPHSAMEHQLCALESSRPRMSVEEQLERIRRHQQGALKEKKKGVRIRGNAEENTLSRSNSFTKDNHSRNVQSQVRRRDDVMSTDILELEASLRQQEVVREQETPAEEIARLKEASNSERFNVVRQLSVPDKVLIPERYVESDPEEALSPEQEADKQRKVDRIKALIAKNSMQNPMPTIALSPVEAEEEITIQEKEKMINISYELAAEASKRSKLVAVKSPPPSSPTLPPSPNTPPQLADGSHFITSSGLSQNIHMKEITVDTATCFSEI; the protein is encoded by the exons ATCTGCCGCCAAAGTGCCGGTGAATGAAAAGAAGGAACAGCCAAAAAGCACCATGAGTGAGGCGTCCAACAACACGAGCAGCTCTGACTCTGCCGCTAACCAATCCAGTGCTGCAGCAAGG GCATCGAGACCTCCCAAAAAGCTTCATAATTTTGGAAAGAGATCAAATTCTATCAGGAGGAATCCCAGTGCTCCAGTCATAAAGAGGAACTGGCTCTATAAGCAG GACAGCTCAGGGATGAAGCTGTGGAAAAAGAGGTGGTTTGTGCTGTCAGATTTGTGTCTCTTCTATTACAGAG ATGAAAAAGAGGAGGGGATTCTTGGCAGCATCCTCTTACCAAGCTTCCACGTATCCATGTTGTCTGTTGATGATCATATCACCAGAAAGTATGCCTTCAAG GCGACACACCCCAATATGCGGACGTACTACTTTTGCACCGACACAGCCAAAGAGATGGAATCCTGGATGAAAGTGATGACGGATGCCGCACTTGTGCATTCCGACCCCGTCAAAAG GTTGGACAAGCTAAAAGTGGAACAGTGTGGCCCTCAAGAGGTTAATCACATGGACAATCACAAGCCTCCATTGACACAGCCCGAAATCGAGAACAACGAGCGCAACCGGGAGGCGGACCGCGAGCATATAGCGGAAGAGGACAAGAAGCGGCGAGACGCCGAGCGCTACGGCTTCCAGAAAGAAGGTGCCAACCCCGATCGCCCCCTCACCAAGATCAACAGTATCAAAATGCAGCCAGCCCAAACAGCGGCGGCGGTCACGGTCAAGCTCGCCATGCCACGGACCCCGACAGAGATTGATGGCTCACACCAGACCCCCCAAGTCAATGGCGGCGGTGAACCCGGTCCGGTTGACAACGCCGGAGCTCCCCCTCAGCAAAGTTCAAACTACGAGCCGGAACGGACTTTGAGTCGGACAAGCTCCATGCAGCAACTGGAGCAGTGGGTTCGCACGCAGAGAGGACGCACCCAGGATGATGACACCAGAAG CATCACATCGTACCAGACACTCCCTCGGAACATGCCAAACCATCGAATGCCCCATGTGCCTCATTATGGCGACGGTTACCGCAGCATGCCCAGAAATAGCATGACGCAGAGGGACAGCATTTGCAGCATGTCGCCGTCGTTATACGACCAATCCTCGGGTCTCCCGATGGCTGACAAGCGCCGCTCAGTGCGCTCTGACACCATGTGGCAGCTGTATGAGTGGCAGCAACGACAGGCCCACACCAGAGCGCCGCCGATGTGCGGCCATATGGCCGGCCATATGGCCAGCCCCAAAACCATGATCAACCTTTCGGAGCATGCGGCGCCCACCTACTCCATCCCACCCTCGCCTTCTCACGGTTCCCTGTCAATGTATGGCGGCTATTCTCAGCAGCCGCGATCGTACAATATGAGCAGCGCCCGCTCCGAGATGGCTTCTCCCATCTACCAAAGAGACTTGAGCATGGAGAGGCGGCAAAGGCACCAAATCCCTATG TATGCCTACCCTCCTGATAGGAGGTCAATGCCTGTAGGAATCCCAGTCCAGGCCATCACCGCCCAGTCTCTCCAAGGCAAAAGT CTAAATCCAGAAGACCCCAGAGAACACAGCTACATGTCAGAAGAAGGGGACATTGAC ACCAAACTTAGCCGATTGTGTGAGCAGGACAAAGTGGTGAGGACACACGAGGACAACCTTCAGCAGCTGTACAGAGAGAAG CATACTCTGGAGACAGCACTGCTGTCAGCCAGCCAGGAGATCGAATTGGGTTCAGACAACCCGGCTGCCATGCAGAGTGTCATCCAGCAGAGAGACTTACTGCAGAGCGGCTTGCTCGGCACCTGCAGAGAGCTCTCCCGGGTTACAACT GAATTAGAGCGGTCATGGCGCGAGTATGACCAACTAGAAGGAGCTGTAATTCTGACAAAGAGCAACCTGCTGGAGCAGCTCGAAGCGCTGGGAAGTCCGCAG ACTGAACCTCCTAGCCAGCATCATGTGCACATCCAGAAAGAGCTGTGGCGGATCCAAGATGTAATGGAGGTCCTCAACAAACATAAAGACCAGAGGAACGCCGATGGTTCTATGGCCTTGTATGGGCCCAACTTCAGCATGCAGAAAACAGAG GAGGAGGACTCTGTACCCCCACGGCCACCTCTGCCCCAGTCATATGAGCCCAACCCCCTCGCAATTCCCCCCCATGCCGGAGTTCGCTCAGCATCCCTCCACAGAATGGAGGACAGGAAGACAAGTCAGAAGAATGGCACACACAGC GGGCCAGACTATCGCCTGTACAAGAGTGAACCGGAGCTCACCACAGTGGCTGAAGTGGATGAGAGCAACGGAGAAGACAGGATTGAACACCCGTCCGACCATCCTGCAAACAAAG GGCCATCCTACCCAGTTGGCATTGTTCCACCTAGAACCAAATCCCCAGTGCCTGACTCATCCTCCATCGCCTCCTATGTTACTCTAAGGAAGAGTAAAAAGCCTGACTCCAGAATG GAGCGTCCACACAGCGCCATGGAGCATCAATTGTGCGCGCTAGAAAGCAGTCGGCCCAGGATGAGCGTGGAGGAGCAGCTGGAGAGGATtcgccgccaccagcagggtgccctcaaggaaaagaaaaagggtGTCCGCATTCGGGGGAACGCCGAGGAGAACACTCTGTCTCGCAGCAATTCATTCACAAAAGACAACCATTCACGTAATGTCCAG TCTCAAGTGAGGCGGAGAGATGACGTCATGAGCACAGACATTTTGGAACTAGAAGCTTCACTCAGGCAGCAGGAGGTAGTCAGGGAGCAGGAGACGCCCGCTGAGGAAATCGCACGTCTCAAAGAAGCCTCAAACTCTGAGCGCTTTAATGTGGTTCGGCAA TTGTCTGTGCCGGACAAAGTGCTGATACCTGAACGCTACGTGGAGTCGGACCCGGAGGAGGCACTTAGTCCAGAGCAGGAAGCTGACAAACAACGGAAAGTTGACCGCATCAAAGCTCTCATAGCCAAAAACAG CATGCAGAATCCGATGCCTACCATAGCATTGAGCCCAGTGGAGGCTGAAGAGGAAATTACCATCCAAGAGAAAGAGAAGATGATTAATATCTCTTACGAACTAGCAGCAGAGGCCTCCAAACGTAGCAAGCTGGTTGCAG TGAAAAGTCCGCCGCCATCTTCCCCAACCCTCCCACCGTCTCCTAACACGCCGCCTCAGCTCGCTGACGGCTCTCACTTCAT CACAAGCTCTGGCCTCAGTCAAAACATACACATGAAGGAAATAACAGTGGACACGGCCACGTGCTTCTCTGAAATCTGA
- the LOC125970873 gene encoding pleckstrin homology domain-containing family A member 5 isoform X16, with the protein MAADLQPEWICDLPSSWSYGLTRDGRIFFVNEEAKSTTWLHPLSGEAVVTGHRKTPDLPTGWEEGYTFEGARCFINHNERKVTCKHPVSGSPSQDNCIFVINEQSAAKVPVNEKKEQPKSTMSEASNNTSSSDSAANQSSAAARASRPPKKLHNFGKRSNSIRRNPSAPVIKRNWLYKQDSSGMKLWKKRWFVLSDLCLFYYRDEKEEGILGSILLPSFHVSMLSVDDHITRKYAFKATHPNMRTYYFCTDTAKEMESWMKVMTDAALVHSDPVKRLDKLKVEQCGPQEVNHMDNHKPPLTQPEIENNERNREADREHIAEEDKKRRDAERYGFQKEGANPDRPLTKINSIKMQPAQTAAAVTVKLAMPRTPTEIDGSHQTPQVNGGGEPGPVDNAGAPPQQSSNYEPERTLSRTSSMQQLEQWVRTQRGRTQDDDTRSITSYQTLPRNMPNHRMPHVPHYGDGYRSMPRNSMTQRDSICSMSPSLYDQSSGLPMADKRRSVRSDTMWQLYEWQQRQAHTRAPPMCGHMAGHMASPKTMINLSEHAAPTYSIPPSPSHGSLSMYGGYSQQPRSYNMSSARSEMASPIYQRDLSMERRQRHQIPMYAYPPDRRSMPVGIPVQAITAQSLQGKSLNPEDPREHSYMSEEGDIDTKLSRLCEQDKVVRTHEDNLQQLYREKHTLETALLSASQEIELGSDNPAAMQSVIQQRDLLQSGLLGTCRELSRVTTELERSWREYDQLEGAVILTKSNLLEQLEALGSPQTEPPSQHHVHIQKELWRIQDVMEVLNKHKDQRNADGSMALYGPNFSMQKTEGPDYRLYKSEPELTTVAEVDESNGEDRIEHPSDHPANKGPSYPVGIVPPRTKSPVPDSSSIASYVTLRKSKKPDSRMERPHSAMEHQLCALESSRPRMSVEEQLERIRRHQQGALKEKKKGVRIRGNAEENTLSRSNSFTKDNHSRNVQSQVRRRDDVMSTDILELEASLRQQEVVREQETPAEEIARLKEASNSERFNVVRQLSVPDKVLIPERYVESDPEEALSPEQEADKQRKVDRIKALIAKNSMQNPMPTIALSPVEAEEEITIQEKEKMINISYELAAEASKRSKLVAVKSPPPSSPTLPPSPNTPPQLADGSHFITSSGLSQNIHMKEITVDTATCFSEI; encoded by the exons ATCTGCCGCCAAAGTGCCGGTGAATGAAAAGAAGGAACAGCCAAAAAGCACCATGAGTGAGGCGTCCAACAACACGAGCAGCTCTGACTCTGCCGCTAACCAATCCAGTGCTGCAGCAAGG GCATCGAGACCTCCCAAAAAGCTTCATAATTTTGGAAAGAGATCAAATTCTATCAGGAGGAATCCCAGTGCTCCAGTCATAAAGAGGAACTGGCTCTATAAGCAG GACAGCTCAGGGATGAAGCTGTGGAAAAAGAGGTGGTTTGTGCTGTCAGATTTGTGTCTCTTCTATTACAGAG ATGAAAAAGAGGAGGGGATTCTTGGCAGCATCCTCTTACCAAGCTTCCACGTATCCATGTTGTCTGTTGATGATCATATCACCAGAAAGTATGCCTTCAAG GCGACACACCCCAATATGCGGACGTACTACTTTTGCACCGACACAGCCAAAGAGATGGAATCCTGGATGAAAGTGATGACGGATGCCGCACTTGTGCATTCCGACCCCGTCAAAAG GTTGGACAAGCTAAAAGTGGAACAGTGTGGCCCTCAAGAGGTTAATCACATGGACAATCACAAGCCTCCATTGACACAGCCCGAAATCGAGAACAACGAGCGCAACCGGGAGGCGGACCGCGAGCATATAGCGGAAGAGGACAAGAAGCGGCGAGACGCCGAGCGCTACGGCTTCCAGAAAGAAGGTGCCAACCCCGATCGCCCCCTCACCAAGATCAACAGTATCAAAATGCAGCCAGCCCAAACAGCGGCGGCGGTCACGGTCAAGCTCGCCATGCCACGGACCCCGACAGAGATTGATGGCTCACACCAGACCCCCCAAGTCAATGGCGGCGGTGAACCCGGTCCGGTTGACAACGCCGGAGCTCCCCCTCAGCAAAGTTCAAACTACGAGCCGGAACGGACTTTGAGTCGGACAAGCTCCATGCAGCAACTGGAGCAGTGGGTTCGCACGCAGAGAGGACGCACCCAGGATGATGACACCAGAAG CATCACATCGTACCAGACACTCCCTCGGAACATGCCAAACCATCGAATGCCCCATGTGCCTCATTATGGCGACGGTTACCGCAGCATGCCCAGAAATAGCATGACGCAGAGGGACAGCATTTGCAGCATGTCGCCGTCGTTATACGACCAATCCTCGGGTCTCCCGATGGCTGACAAGCGCCGCTCAGTGCGCTCTGACACCATGTGGCAGCTGTATGAGTGGCAGCAACGACAGGCCCACACCAGAGCGCCGCCGATGTGCGGCCATATGGCCGGCCATATGGCCAGCCCCAAAACCATGATCAACCTTTCGGAGCATGCGGCGCCCACCTACTCCATCCCACCCTCGCCTTCTCACGGTTCCCTGTCAATGTATGGCGGCTATTCTCAGCAGCCGCGATCGTACAATATGAGCAGCGCCCGCTCCGAGATGGCTTCTCCCATCTACCAAAGAGACTTGAGCATGGAGAGGCGGCAAAGGCACCAAATCCCTATG TATGCCTACCCTCCTGATAGGAGGTCAATGCCTGTAGGAATCCCAGTCCAGGCCATCACCGCCCAGTCTCTCCAAGGCAAAAGT CTAAATCCAGAAGACCCCAGAGAACACAGCTACATGTCAGAAGAAGGGGACATTGAC ACCAAACTTAGCCGATTGTGTGAGCAGGACAAAGTGGTGAGGACACACGAGGACAACCTTCAGCAGCTGTACAGAGAGAAG CATACTCTGGAGACAGCACTGCTGTCAGCCAGCCAGGAGATCGAATTGGGTTCAGACAACCCGGCTGCCATGCAGAGTGTCATCCAGCAGAGAGACTTACTGCAGAGCGGCTTGCTCGGCACCTGCAGAGAGCTCTCCCGGGTTACAACT GAATTAGAGCGGTCATGGCGCGAGTATGACCAACTAGAAGGAGCTGTAATTCTGACAAAGAGCAACCTGCTGGAGCAGCTCGAAGCGCTGGGAAGTCCGCAG ACTGAACCTCCTAGCCAGCATCATGTGCACATCCAGAAAGAGCTGTGGCGGATCCAAGATGTAATGGAGGTCCTCAACAAACATAAAGACCAGAGGAACGCCGATGGTTCTATGGCCTTGTATGGGCCCAACTTCAGCATGCAGAAAACAGAG GGGCCAGACTATCGCCTGTACAAGAGTGAACCGGAGCTCACCACAGTGGCTGAAGTGGATGAGAGCAACGGAGAAGACAGGATTGAACACCCGTCCGACCATCCTGCAAACAAAG GGCCATCCTACCCAGTTGGCATTGTTCCACCTAGAACCAAATCCCCAGTGCCTGACTCATCCTCCATCGCCTCCTATGTTACTCTAAGGAAGAGTAAAAAGCCTGACTCCAGAATG GAGCGTCCACACAGCGCCATGGAGCATCAATTGTGCGCGCTAGAAAGCAGTCGGCCCAGGATGAGCGTGGAGGAGCAGCTGGAGAGGATtcgccgccaccagcagggtgccctcaaggaaaagaaaaagggtGTCCGCATTCGGGGGAACGCCGAGGAGAACACTCTGTCTCGCAGCAATTCATTCACAAAAGACAACCATTCACGTAATGTCCAG TCTCAAGTGAGGCGGAGAGATGACGTCATGAGCACAGACATTTTGGAACTAGAAGCTTCACTCAGGCAGCAGGAGGTAGTCAGGGAGCAGGAGACGCCCGCTGAGGAAATCGCACGTCTCAAAGAAGCCTCAAACTCTGAGCGCTTTAATGTGGTTCGGCAA TTGTCTGTGCCGGACAAAGTGCTGATACCTGAACGCTACGTGGAGTCGGACCCGGAGGAGGCACTTAGTCCAGAGCAGGAAGCTGACAAACAACGGAAAGTTGACCGCATCAAAGCTCTCATAGCCAAAAACAG CATGCAGAATCCGATGCCTACCATAGCATTGAGCCCAGTGGAGGCTGAAGAGGAAATTACCATCCAAGAGAAAGAGAAGATGATTAATATCTCTTACGAACTAGCAGCAGAGGCCTCCAAACGTAGCAAGCTGGTTGCAG TGAAAAGTCCGCCGCCATCTTCCCCAACCCTCCCACCGTCTCCTAACACGCCGCCTCAGCTCGCTGACGGCTCTCACTTCAT CACAAGCTCTGGCCTCAGTCAAAACATACACATGAAGGAAATAACAGTGGACACGGCCACGTGCTTCTCTGAAATCTGA
- the LOC125970873 gene encoding pleckstrin homology domain-containing family A member 5 isoform X14 yields the protein MSEASNNTSSSDSAANQSSAAARASRPPKKLHNFGKRSNSIRRNPSAPVIKRNWLYKQDSSGMKLWKKRWFVLSDLCLFYYRDEKEEGILGSILLPSFHVSMLSVDDHITRKYAFKATHPNMRTYYFCTDTAKEMESWMKVMTDAALVHSDPVKRLDKLKVEQCGPQEVNHMDNHKPPLTQPEIENNERNREADREHIAEEDKKRRDAERYGFQKEGANPDRPLTKINSIKMQPAQTAAAVTVKLAMPRTPTEIDGSHQTPQVNGGGEPGPVDNAGAPPQQSSNYEPERTLSRTSSMQQLEQWVRTQRGRTQDDDTRSITSYQTLPRNMPNHRMPHVPHYGDGYRSMPRNSMTQRDSICSMSPSLYDQSSGLPMADKRRSVRSDTMWQLYEWQQRQAHTRAPPMCGHMAGHMASPKTMINLSEHAAPTYSIPPSPSHGSLSMYGGYSQQPRSYNMSSARSEMASPIYQRDLSMERRQRHQIPMYAYPPDRRSMPVGIPVQAITAQSLQGKSPEELTLLLIKLRRQQAELSTAREHTLAQLTQPNMDGDNPKNDVLSQHLQRTLKYLDNQMKENYPLIVMTHTLIENSAPRPQLYQQLNPEDPREHSYMSEEGDIDTKLSRLCEQDKVVRTHEDNLQQLYREKHTLETALLSASQEIELGSDNPAAMQSVIQQRDLLQSGLLGTCRELSRVTTELERSWREYDQLEGAVILTKSNLLEQLEALGSPQTEPPSQHHVHIQKELWRIQDVMEVLNKHKDQRNADGSMALYGPNFSMQKTEEEDSVPPRPPLPQSYEPNPLAIPPHAGVRSASLHRMEDRKTSQKNGTHSGPDYRLYKSEPELTTVAEVDESNGEDRIEHPSDHPANKGPSYPVGIVPPRTKSPVPDSSSIASYVTLRKSKKPDSRMERPHSAMEHQLCALESSRPRMSVEEQLERIRRHQQGALKEKKKGVRIRGNAEENTLSRSNSFTKDNHSRNVQSQVRRRDDVMSTDILELEASLRQQEVVREQETPAEEIARLKEASNSERFNVVRQLSVPDKVLIPERYVESDPEEALSPEQEADKQRKVDRIKALIAKNSMQNPMPTIALSPVEAEEEITIQEKEKMINISYELAAEASKRSKLVAVKSPPPSSPTLPPSPNTPPQLADGSHFITSSGLSQNIHMKEITVDTATCFSEI from the exons ATGAGTGAGGCGTCCAACAACACGAGCAGCTCTGACTCTGCCGCTAACCAATCCAGTGCTGCAGCAAGG GCATCGAGACCTCCCAAAAAGCTTCATAATTTTGGAAAGAGATCAAATTCTATCAGGAGGAATCCCAGTGCTCCAGTCATAAAGAGGAACTGGCTCTATAAGCAG GACAGCTCAGGGATGAAGCTGTGGAAAAAGAGGTGGTTTGTGCTGTCAGATTTGTGTCTCTTCTATTACAGAG ATGAAAAAGAGGAGGGGATTCTTGGCAGCATCCTCTTACCAAGCTTCCACGTATCCATGTTGTCTGTTGATGATCATATCACCAGAAAGTATGCCTTCAAG GCGACACACCCCAATATGCGGACGTACTACTTTTGCACCGACACAGCCAAAGAGATGGAATCCTGGATGAAAGTGATGACGGATGCCGCACTTGTGCATTCCGACCCCGTCAAAAG GTTGGACAAGCTAAAAGTGGAACAGTGTGGCCCTCAAGAGGTTAATCACATGGACAATCACAAGCCTCCATTGACACAGCCCGAAATCGAGAACAACGAGCGCAACCGGGAGGCGGACCGCGAGCATATAGCGGAAGAGGACAAGAAGCGGCGAGACGCCGAGCGCTACGGCTTCCAGAAAGAAGGTGCCAACCCCGATCGCCCCCTCACCAAGATCAACAGTATCAAAATGCAGCCAGCCCAAACAGCGGCGGCGGTCACGGTCAAGCTCGCCATGCCACGGACCCCGACAGAGATTGATGGCTCACACCAGACCCCCCAAGTCAATGGCGGCGGTGAACCCGGTCCGGTTGACAACGCCGGAGCTCCCCCTCAGCAAAGTTCAAACTACGAGCCGGAACGGACTTTGAGTCGGACAAGCTCCATGCAGCAACTGGAGCAGTGGGTTCGCACGCAGAGAGGACGCACCCAGGATGATGACACCAGAAG CATCACATCGTACCAGACACTCCCTCGGAACATGCCAAACCATCGAATGCCCCATGTGCCTCATTATGGCGACGGTTACCGCAGCATGCCCAGAAATAGCATGACGCAGAGGGACAGCATTTGCAGCATGTCGCCGTCGTTATACGACCAATCCTCGGGTCTCCCGATGGCTGACAAGCGCCGCTCAGTGCGCTCTGACACCATGTGGCAGCTGTATGAGTGGCAGCAACGACAGGCCCACACCAGAGCGCCGCCGATGTGCGGCCATATGGCCGGCCATATGGCCAGCCCCAAAACCATGATCAACCTTTCGGAGCATGCGGCGCCCACCTACTCCATCCCACCCTCGCCTTCTCACGGTTCCCTGTCAATGTATGGCGGCTATTCTCAGCAGCCGCGATCGTACAATATGAGCAGCGCCCGCTCCGAGATGGCTTCTCCCATCTACCAAAGAGACTTGAGCATGGAGAGGCGGCAAAGGCACCAAATCCCTATG TATGCCTACCCTCCTGATAGGAGGTCAATGCCTGTAGGAATCCCAGTCCAGGCCATCACCGCCCAGTCTCTCCAAGGCAAAAGT CCCGAGGAACTGACTTTGCTTCTGATAAAGCTGCGTCGGCAGCAGGCAGAGCTAAGCACTGCCCGGGAACATACTCTAGCACAGCTTACGCAACCTAACATGGATGGCGACAACCCAAAG AACGATGTACTGTCCCAGCATCTCCAAAGGACTCTAAAGTATTTGGACAATCAG ATGAAGGAAAATTACCCTTTAATCGTCATGACTCACACTTTGATTGAGAACTCGGCCCCGAGGCCTCAACTTTACCAGCAA CTAAATCCAGAAGACCCCAGAGAACACAGCTACATGTCAGAAGAAGGGGACATTGAC ACCAAACTTAGCCGATTGTGTGAGCAGGACAAAGTGGTGAGGACACACGAGGACAACCTTCAGCAGCTGTACAGAGAGAAG CATACTCTGGAGACAGCACTGCTGTCAGCCAGCCAGGAGATCGAATTGGGTTCAGACAACCCGGCTGCCATGCAGAGTGTCATCCAGCAGAGAGACTTACTGCAGAGCGGCTTGCTCGGCACCTGCAGAGAGCTCTCCCGGGTTACAACT GAATTAGAGCGGTCATGGCGCGAGTATGACCAACTAGAAGGAGCTGTAATTCTGACAAAGAGCAACCTGCTGGAGCAGCTCGAAGCGCTGGGAAGTCCGCAG ACTGAACCTCCTAGCCAGCATCATGTGCACATCCAGAAAGAGCTGTGGCGGATCCAAGATGTAATGGAGGTCCTCAACAAACATAAAGACCAGAGGAACGCCGATGGTTCTATGGCCTTGTATGGGCCCAACTTCAGCATGCAGAAAACAGAG GAGGAGGACTCTGTACCCCCACGGCCACCTCTGCCCCAGTCATATGAGCCCAACCCCCTCGCAATTCCCCCCCATGCCGGAGTTCGCTCAGCATCCCTCCACAGAATGGAGGACAGGAAGACAAGTCAGAAGAATGGCACACACAGC GGGCCAGACTATCGCCTGTACAAGAGTGAACCGGAGCTCACCACAGTGGCTGAAGTGGATGAGAGCAACGGAGAAGACAGGATTGAACACCCGTCCGACCATCCTGCAAACAAAG GGCCATCCTACCCAGTTGGCATTGTTCCACCTAGAACCAAATCCCCAGTGCCTGACTCATCCTCCATCGCCTCCTATGTTACTCTAAGGAAGAGTAAAAAGCCTGACTCCAGAATG GAGCGTCCACACAGCGCCATGGAGCATCAATTGTGCGCGCTAGAAAGCAGTCGGCCCAGGATGAGCGTGGAGGAGCAGCTGGAGAGGATtcgccgccaccagcagggtgccctcaaggaaaagaaaaagggtGTCCGCATTCGGGGGAACGCCGAGGAGAACACTCTGTCTCGCAGCAATTCATTCACAAAAGACAACCATTCACGTAATGTCCAG TCTCAAGTGAGGCGGAGAGATGACGTCATGAGCACAGACATTTTGGAACTAGAAGCTTCACTCAGGCAGCAGGAGGTAGTCAGGGAGCAGGAGACGCCCGCTGAGGAAATCGCACGTCTCAAAGAAGCCTCAAACTCTGAGCGCTTTAATGTGGTTCGGCAA TTGTCTGTGCCGGACAAAGTGCTGATACCTGAACGCTACGTGGAGTCGGACCCGGAGGAGGCACTTAGTCCAGAGCAGGAAGCTGACAAACAACGGAAAGTTGACCGCATCAAAGCTCTCATAGCCAAAAACAG CATGCAGAATCCGATGCCTACCATAGCATTGAGCCCAGTGGAGGCTGAAGAGGAAATTACCATCCAAGAGAAAGAGAAGATGATTAATATCTCTTACGAACTAGCAGCAGAGGCCTCCAAACGTAGCAAGCTGGTTGCAG TGAAAAGTCCGCCGCCATCTTCCCCAACCCTCCCACCGTCTCCTAACACGCCGCCTCAGCTCGCTGACGGCTCTCACTTCAT CACAAGCTCTGGCCTCAGTCAAAACATACACATGAAGGAAATAACAGTGGACACGGCCACGTGCTTCTCTGAAATCTGA